One segment of Synechococcus sp. A15-24 DNA contains the following:
- the coxB gene encoding cytochrome c oxidase subunit II has translation MQIPSAIVTLVIGMLLALGGLWIGQNINLLPIDASLNAPIYDELFQVLFTIGTILFVGIVGLLVYSLIRFRRRSGQLGDGIAIEGNLPLEIFWTAVPAVVVLFVGLYSYDIYDRMGGMVPLAHDHMAVAGEERIWGGISSGSTLTDNTSATALPIDVTAMQFAFLFHYPEGDITAGELHVPANRPVTLHMEAKDVIHAFWVPEFRLKQDVIPGQPTQLSFTATRPGRYPIVCAELCGPYHGGMRSTVVVDEPDEWDAWFSSNAKTEDTTTT, from the coding sequence ATGCAGATCCCATCAGCCATCGTCACTCTGGTGATCGGAATGCTCCTCGCCTTGGGAGGGCTTTGGATCGGCCAGAACATCAATCTTCTGCCGATTGATGCCAGTTTGAACGCACCGATCTACGACGAGCTCTTTCAGGTTCTGTTCACAATCGGAACAATCCTGTTTGTGGGCATCGTTGGGCTTCTTGTTTATAGCTTGATCCGTTTTCGTCGACGAAGTGGTCAGCTCGGAGACGGAATTGCTATCGAAGGCAATCTCCCCCTAGAGATTTTCTGGACAGCCGTTCCGGCGGTTGTTGTGCTGTTCGTTGGCCTCTACAGCTACGACATCTACGACCGCATGGGCGGGATGGTGCCGCTGGCTCACGACCACATGGCTGTGGCCGGTGAAGAGCGCATCTGGGGAGGCATCAGCTCCGGCTCAACGCTAACGGACAACACATCAGCAACGGCACTGCCCATTGATGTGACCGCAATGCAGTTTGCCTTTCTCTTTCATTACCCAGAGGGAGACATCACCGCTGGAGAGCTGCACGTACCAGCCAATCGGCCAGTGACCCTCCACATGGAGGCAAAGGATGTGATTCATGCCTTCTGGGTTCCTGAGTTCCGTCTCAAGCAGGACGTGATTCCTGGGCAACCGACCCAACTCAGCTTCACGGCCACGCGACCCGGTCGTTATCCGATCGTCTGCGCAGAGCTCTGTGGCCCGTATCACGGAGGCATGCGCTCCACCGTGGTTGTTGACGAACCGGACGAATGGGATGCCTGGTTTAGCAGCAACGCCAAAACGGAAGACACCACCACAACCTGA
- the ctaD gene encoding cytochrome c oxidase subunit I, which yields MTVAIPPQTSSSSPRLQPTGWLRYFSFSVDHKVIGLQYLVCGFLFYLIGGALAGAIRTELASPVSDFMARDVYNQVLTLHGTVMIFLWIVPVVNGAFGNYLIPFYVGARDMAFPRLNAVAFWLIPPAGLMLITSYFLTGAAQSGWTAYPPLSITTPATGQIIWILSVLLLGGSSIFGGINFIATILKLRRPGLKLMQLPMYCWAMLGTSILVVLSTPVLAGTLVLLSFDIVAHTGFFNPTLGGNVVVYQHLFWFYSHPAVYIMVLPAFGLVSEILPVHARKPLFGYVTMVYSIMAIVVLGLVVWAHHMFTSGTPPWMRLFFTIATAFIAVPTGIKFFNWLATLWGGRITLNSAMLFSCGFIVNFVLGGITGVALAQVPFDIHVHDTYFVVAHFHYIVFGGSVFVIFASVYHWYPKFTGRMLDEDLGRLHCALTFIGFNLCFGPQHWLGLNGMPRRVAEYDPQFTLINQISSVGALLMAISTLPFLWNVVQSALSGKPAGDNPWNALTPEWLTSSPPPVENWIGDAPLVEEPYGYGVPMDQLDLTATSGRDLWSSGK from the coding sequence ATGACCGTTGCAATCCCACCTCAGACCAGCTCATCCAGCCCAAGGCTTCAACCCACTGGCTGGCTTCGCTATTTCAGCTTCAGCGTCGATCACAAGGTGATCGGCCTGCAATACCTGGTCTGCGGCTTTCTCTTCTACCTGATCGGAGGAGCCCTCGCCGGGGCGATTCGTACGGAACTGGCCAGTCCGGTCTCGGACTTCATGGCCAGGGACGTTTACAACCAGGTCCTCACCCTGCACGGGACCGTGATGATCTTTCTGTGGATCGTGCCGGTGGTGAATGGCGCCTTCGGCAACTATTTGATTCCCTTTTATGTGGGTGCCCGGGACATGGCATTCCCACGACTCAATGCGGTGGCGTTCTGGCTGATTCCCCCAGCGGGGCTGATGCTGATAACCAGCTATTTCCTCACTGGCGCTGCGCAGTCCGGCTGGACTGCCTATCCCCCGTTGAGCATCACCACTCCTGCCACAGGTCAGATCATCTGGATTCTGAGTGTGCTTCTACTGGGGGGAAGTTCCATCTTTGGCGGCATTAATTTCATCGCGACGATTCTCAAACTGCGTCGCCCGGGGCTGAAGTTGATGCAATTGCCGATGTACTGCTGGGCGATGCTGGGTACCAGCATTTTGGTGGTTCTTTCAACCCCTGTGCTGGCGGGGACACTGGTATTGCTCAGTTTCGACATCGTGGCCCACACCGGCTTTTTCAACCCGACACTGGGGGGCAACGTTGTCGTTTATCAACACCTGTTCTGGTTTTATTCCCACCCGGCGGTTTACATCATGGTGCTGCCGGCCTTCGGCCTGGTGAGTGAAATCCTCCCCGTTCACGCCCGCAAGCCCCTGTTCGGCTACGTGACGATGGTCTATTCGATCATGGCCATCGTGGTGCTCGGCCTCGTCGTCTGGGCCCACCACATGTTCACCAGCGGCACACCGCCTTGGATGCGGTTGTTCTTCACCATCGCGACCGCCTTCATCGCCGTACCGACGGGGATCAAATTCTTCAACTGGCTAGCCACCCTCTGGGGCGGTCGCATCACCCTGAACAGCGCCATGCTGTTTTCCTGCGGGTTCATCGTCAATTTTGTGCTGGGGGGGATCACCGGTGTGGCACTGGCTCAGGTGCCTTTCGACATTCATGTGCATGACACCTACTTTGTGGTGGCCCATTTCCACTACATCGTCTTCGGTGGGTCGGTGTTCGTGATCTTCGCCTCGGTTTACCACTGGTATCCAAAGTTCACGGGCCGCATGCTCGATGAAGACCTGGGGCGGCTCCACTGCGCCCTCACCTTCATCGGCTTCAACCTCTGCTTTGGTCCGCAGCACTGGCTCGGGCTGAATGGCATGCCACGTCGCGTCGCCGAATACGACCCGCAGTTCACCTTGATCAATCAGATCAGTTCCGTCGGGGCCTTGCTGATGGCCATCAGCACGCTGCCATTCCTCTGGAACGTTGTTCAGAGCGCCCTCAGCGGCAAACCTGCCGGAGACAACCCCTGGAATGCCCTGACACCGGAATGGCTCACCAGCTCACCACCACCGGTGGAGAACTGGATCGGAGACGCGCCTCTCGTGGAGGAGCCCTACGGCTACGGCGTTCCCATGGATCAACTTGACCTGACCGCCACCAGCGGTCGCGACCTCTGGAGCAGCGGCAAATGA